The Sulfuricurvum sp. IAE1 DNA segment TCCCGTCGTAAAAACGACTTCGGCCCCTTTATTGAGCGTGCACCCTTTGATGCCGGGTAAGCAGGGGACGTTTAGCAGTTTGCAAAAACCTTTGGCGTCATGCTGGCAGGTCCATCCCATCCCCTAAACCCCTATTTTTCGTAATCGACCACTTTGGAGAGAAGGGTCACCTCTTTGATCACGCCGACCACTTCCTGATGGGCCGGATGGGGAGCGTACGCATCCAATCCCGCCTGATCGTCGAACGTGGAAACCAGCACCATGTCAAACGAACGCTCGCTGCGGCTGACGTCGATCCCGACTTCCATGCTCTTGAGCGTCGCGATTTTCGCGGGCAGTGCTTCGAGCATCGTTTTCACCCGGGCCATATTGGCCTCTTTGTTTTCCTCTTTGAACTGGAACATGACGATGTGTACCAACATAATTTTACTACCTCTCTATCAAATCTTTTAAACTCTGGCGGGGGGATTTGCCTTCCAAAATCGCATACACTTCTCCGGCAATCGGGAGATAAATGCCGCGGGAAAGGGCGATTTCGTGCAGTGCGTAAGCGGTTCCGATCCCCTCGCTCACCTCTCCGATGGCGGCACAGACGGCCTCTTTGCTTTTCCCTTCGGCCAATCCCAGACCGACCCGGTAATTACGCGACATCGGCGAACTGGCGGTAAGAAACAGATCCCCCGCCCCGCTGAGCCCGAGAAAACTCTCTTCGCGGGCGCCGTAAGCACGGCCGAACCGTTCCATCTCGACGAGTCCGCGCGCGATCAGGCTCGCGGCGGCGTTGTGCCCCAGTCCCAACCCTTCGCAGATTCCCGCCGCGATGGCGATCACGTTCTTGTACGCCCCGGCGACTTCGGCCCCGATCACGTCATCACTCGTATAGGTACGAATGAACCCCGGGAAAAGGGAAGCGAACGCATCCGCCGTCTGCGGCGAGCGCGAATTAACGACGAGCGCGGTGGGGAGCTTGCGCAATACTTCCGAAGCGAACGAAGGGCCTGAGAGAAACGCCAGATTCTCCTCGGGGACGTATTCGGAATAGATTTCGTTCAGGAAACGGCCGCTGGAGGCTTCGATCCCTTTGGCCGCGACCAGTACCTTTTGTCCCGAATAGACGAAATGTTCCTTTAACCACTGCGCCACCTGCTGAGCCGGAACGGTGACGATCAGGTAAGGGCGTTCGAGCACTTCACAAAGGGGGCGGAAATTGCTCATCTGGCGGGGAGTGCGCGACGTGATGATGACGTCGTTTTTTTCGCCCATCGCGAAGCTGAGGGCTTCCCCCCATTTCCCCGCTCCGATTACCCCCACTTTTGTCATCTCTTCTCTCCCATCGCGTCGCTCAATGCCGCAATTTTATCTTCATATCCCGCGACAATCAAGAGGTCGTGGGGATCAATGTGGTGATTATGCCCTTTGGAGGTGAAACTAAACGTGGCGGAAAGTTCCTGATCGACGATCGCCAGTACCAGAACGTCGTATTCGCCCGCCCAATCGATGTCATAGAGATGCTTCCCGACCAGGAACGATCCCTCGGGAACCGCCAGCTGAACGATTTTGAGGGCGCTGTTTTCGTAAAGGATATCGTGCAGCACTTCGCGCACCGTCGGTTTTTCGAGCATCTCGTCGATGATCCCGGCGGTGATCTGCTGGGTTGCGAGTACTTTGTTCGCCCCCGCGCTTTTAAGTTTGGCGGCGCTTTCGTTGTCCTGGGCCAGTGCGATGATGGTCAGATCCTCGAAGACCGAGCGGAGCGAAATGGTCAAAAAGACGTTTTCCGCGTCGTTATCCAATGCGCAGAACACGATCAGGCTGTCGGGGTCAAAACGCTCTTCGATACTCCGCCACTCTTCGCTCAAATCGAAAATTTCGGTTTCGAATCCCCTCGTTTCGGCGGAGGCTTTTTCGGTGTCGTTCATGACGTACACGACGAAAGAGGAGTATTCGGGTGCGATCTGCATCGCGATCTCTTTGGCGTATTCGTTGAATCCGAAAACGATCGCGCCTTTTTTTCTCATCGGTTCCCCTTGTGATAGAGTGCCGTTTTGAATTCATCGATCAGCATCCGGCTGCCGATGACGATGGCAACGTCCCCCTGAGCGATCGGGGTGTTGAGCGAAGGGTTGAACACGAACGCTTTTTCCGCAGTCGCGTAGATCCCCAGGACAATCAGCCGCGTATGAAAAAGTTTCTGCCGCGACGTTTCGAAAAAACGCGCCGCCCCGACCGGATCGAGCGCGATCTCTTCGATCACGACGCCGTTGTTTTCGCTCCGCAACGCATGAATCACCTCAAACGCGACGGGACTGCCGCTCATCTCCTTGCTCACCAGCCCGATCAGCTCCTGGGTATAGACGATCTCGTTGATCCCAGCAAGAGCAAGCTTACGCCGGTTTTCGCGGTGTACGAGAATCGACAGAAGCGGTACGGAGGCGGAGAGTTCGCGTATCGTCAGCGCCGTATAGACGTTGAGGACGTCGCTGGGCTGCAGCAAAATGGCCGCGATCACCTGACGGTCGAAATCGACCCGCAGCATCCGGTAGGAGTGCAGACTCGCCGGGTCGCAGGCAAGTGCGAGAAATCCTTCTCTGAGCGCCGCCGCGGTTTTCTCCGGATCGTTGTCGAGGATGAGGACCTTTGAGCCTTTTTTAAGAAAATTGCGGGCAATCTGAACCGCCAGCGGCGTATAGCCGCAGATCAGGTAAAAACGGCCGATTTTCGAGACGTCCTCGATCAGTTTTTCCTCTTTGATGACGTCGAGCTTTTCGGTGAACGCCGAAACGACGATCGACGTCGCGAATGAAATCACCGCGATACCCGCGACGATGATCGCCATCGCCACGGTGCGTCCCTCGTCGGTGACGGGGACCATATCCCCATAACCGACGGTGAAAATCGTCACAACCGACCAATAGACCGCGTCAAAAAGGGTATTGATCGGCGATTCGGGATTGTTCGCCTCCATCACGTATATCAGCACCGACGACACGACGATGATGACCGTTGCAAACAGGCTGAGGGTGAAAATTTCGAATTTTTTGGACGAGAGGATCGATACGAACTGCGTCAGGCTTTTCGTATAGCGAAACAGTTTGAATACCCGAAACAGGATAAAAATCCTCAGCATCCGCAACTCGTGGAAAAACGGCATGATCGCGAACAGATCGATCAGCGCGGAGGGAGAAACGACGTATTCGCCTTTTTTCGCCGCAATCGCCCGTACCGCCTCGATCCAGCGAAACGGGCGTTGCAAAAAAAGGTCGTGTTCGTAGCGGTCGATGATTACTTTCGATCCGTCGCTGTAAACCCACATCCGAAGAAGGTATTCGCACAGGAAAATGATCGAGATGACGTAGTTGTTGAAAAAGAGCATCTGCGGGCTGACGTCGTGTTTGACGTGCCGGATCAGGATATAGACGCTGATCGCGATCAGCCCGATCATCAGGTAATCGAAAAACTTTTTGTAGGGGTAAGCGGGATTTTCGAGGAGATTGTAAAAAAACTTTTTGGCGCGGCGGTAACGGATCGAACCGTGGAGGTAAAACGCGATCCCGACCAGCGCCCGGCCTATCATCGGCTGCAGCCCGCTACTGCGCCAGTTTGGCTTGGAGAATTTCGTTGAGGGTTTGCGGGTTGGCGGAGCCTTTGGAAGCTTTCATCGCCTGCCCGACGAAAAAGCCGAACAGCTTGTCTTTCCCCGATTTGTACTCCGCCACCTTATCGGCATTGGCGTTCAAAATCTCATCGATCAGCGCTTCCAGAGCCCCCGTATCGCTCACCTGTTTGAGTCCCAGCTTTTCGATCACGTCATCGATATCGCCGCCGTTTTCAAGGAGGTAATCGAGAACCTCTTTGGCCGCCTTACCGCTGATGACGCCCTCTTCGATCCGTTTGACGAGGGTTCCGAGCATCACGGCGCTAATCGACGAAGTCGCAGGGGTCACACCGCCGCTGAGACGCCCCTGCAGCTCGACCGTGAGCCATGTGACCGCATTTTTTGGAGTGATCCCCTGCTCCAGCATCGCTTCGAAATAGTGCGCCGTCTCCAGATCGGCCGTAATGACCGAGGCATGATACTCGCTGATCCCGAACGCCTGGACGAAACGCTCTTTTTTCGCGTCGGGGAGTTCGGGAATCGCTTTCATCGTGGCGTACATTTCATCATCGACCACGACTTTGAGGAGGTCCGGCTCGGGGAAATAGCGGTAGTCAGCCGCCTCTTCCTTGCCGCGCATCGATCTTGTCTCCTGTTTGACCTGATCGAACAGACGGGTCTCCTGGACAATCTCCTCTTCGTAGGTGCCGTCTTCCCACGCTTCGATCTGGCGGGCTACCTCAAGCTCGATCGCGCGCTGGATGAAGCGGAAGCTGTTGATGTTTTTGATCTCGACGCGGGTATAGAGTTTCTCGTCCCCTTTGGGGCGGATCGAGACGTTGACGTCGACGCGGAAGGATCCCTCCTGCATGTTCGCATCGCTGATGTCGAGGTAGCGGACGATCGAGTGAAGTTTTTTCAGGTAAAGCACCGCTTCCTCGGCATTGCGCATATCAGGCTCGGAGACGATCTCGATCAGCGGGGTGCCCGCGCGGTTGAGGTCGACTTTGCTGATAGGGCCTTCATGGATGTTTTTCCCCGCGTCGGCTTCGATGTGGGCGCGGTTGATCCGGATCGTTTTATGGCTGCCGTCTTCGAAATCGATGACGAGTTTACCGTGCTCGACGATCGGAGTGTAGAGCTGGGTGATCTGGTAGGCGCTGGGGCTGTCGGGGTAGAAATAGCTCTTGCGGTCGAAGAAGCTCGTGCGGTTGATCGTCGCATCGACCGCCGTGCCGAACATCCCGGCTTTGCGGAGCGCTTCGCGGTTGAGTACCGGCAGCGCACCGGGAAGTGCGAGACACGTCGGGCAGGTATTCGTGTTTTGTTCGTGGTTGAAGCTGGTGGGGCAGGAGCAAAAAAGTTTGGACTGGGTATTGAGCTGGACGTGGACTTCCAAACCGATAATGGTTTCAAACATACAAAAAATCCTTATGGGACAAAATATCGTATCGATGCGAATCCGTACGCACCGCTTTTTTCGACGGCGTCAATCTGCGCTTCGGTGACGATTCCGCCGAGGGCGAAAACAGGTATATCTATTTTAGCCACTATTTCTTTTAAATCCTCTAAACCCTTGGGGTCCCCTTTCCCCGGAGATGGGAAAATCGGGCTGTAAGTGATCGCGTCCGCGCCCAGTTTTTGAGCCATCAATGCTTCGTCATGGGTGTGGGTGCTGATGATGACGTAGAGGCCGAGTTTTTTGGCTTCTGTGATGGCGTCAAACTGTGCAGAGGTCAGATGGACCCCGTCGGCTTTCAGCTCATGAGCCATAGCATAATCGCCGTGCAGCAAAACCGTCGGGACGGCGTGATCACGGCATACGGCAATGAACGTGAGGGCGAGCGAGCGATAATCGGAGGTTTGTTTGTCTCGAAAAAGGGCGAAATCGGGAAAGGACTTGGAAAAAGCGGTTTCAAGAGAGCGTTCAAGAGCCTCGGGGAGACTCCCGTACGCCGAAGGATCGGTGATCAGGTACTGTTTCACTCGTCCTCTGAGGATTCGGGTTCCTTCGATCGGAGGCGCTCACGGATCTCTTCGAGCAATGCCGTCTGTTTGAGCACCGCGTCGTGGCGGTCACGCTGCATCCCCATCACTTCGAGGATCAGGATCAAAAACAGAGCCAGAAAGAGGAAAATGAAAGAGAACATCAAGGCGGGAACCACCCCGAGAAAAACGAAAGACTGGAAAGTGACCCAGACACCCACGATAACGAATGCCCAGGAGACGCCTCCCAGGAAGCTCAACAGTGCGTCGAACGTACTCCGCTTCATGGACGCGTCTTAGTGTTCGTCGTGAAGGAGAACCGCACCGCCGAGGTAAACGTAGGTGAGCATCATGAAAATGAACGCTTGCAGGAACGCCATGAACGTCAACAACGCAAACGGGATCATCGGCAGCAACCACGGAGCGAGCATCAGGATAACCATAAGGAACATGTCGTCCCCTTTGACGTTACCGAACAACCGGAAGCTGAGTGAAATGATACGGGAGATGTGCGATACGATTTCGATCGGGAACATCAACCATGCCAGCCACCATACGGGCCCCATGAAATGTTTGAAATAGCTGATCAGCCCGTTGCGGCGGATCCCTTCGAAGTTATAATAAACGAAAACGACCAATGCCAGGGCAAGGGTGAAATCCAAAAACGCACTCGGCGCTTCGAAACCGGGGATAACCCCGATGATGTTCGCGATACCGACGAAAAGACCGATGGTCGCAACCAGAGGAAGGTAACGGCGGGCTTCCGCTTTACCCATAACGTCCGCACCCATGGCCAGAACGCCGCTCAGATAAGCTTCCATAACGTTTTGAGCGCCGCTGGGTACCAGACGGAGATTCGAAGTAGCCATTTTCGCGATCACGAGGACAATCGCCGCGGTGAGCAGCATGTGCGTGAGGAAAATGAAGCTATGATCGTGGCTGATAAGGCCGAAGAAGGTAAACAACTCACCCATACGTAGTGTTCCTTTGCGTAGAAAATTAGCGGGATTTTACCGCTTTTGAAATTAAATTCCTATAAACTGAGGTGAAGCAGCTCGCTCCGTGCGGCCAAAATATCATCATGAATCGCCTTTTTGAGCGCATCCAGACTCTCGAATTTTCGGTTTTTGCGTAAAAATTTGACAAAACTGACCGACGCGCGGCGGCATTCGGGGATATTTTCCCCGAGGATATGACTCTCCAGCGCGTAACTGCCGTCCGTACTCACCCGATGGCCCACGAAGACGACGCTTGGGTGAAAATGTTCCTCGTCATCGATCCGCGTCAGCGCGGCATAGACTCCCTCGTAGGGGAGCAGGTATCCGGGACATTCGAGATTGATCGTAGGGACAAGGTCGGTTTTGCCGA contains these protein-coding regions:
- a CDS encoding NAD-binding protein, which codes for MRKKGAIVFGFNEYAKEIAMQIAPEYSSFVVYVMNDTEKASAETRGFETEIFDLSEEWRSIEERFDPDSLIVFCALDNDAENVFLTISLRSVFEDLTIIALAQDNESAAKLKSAGANKVLATQQITAGIIDEMLEKPTVREVLHDILYENSALKIVQLAVPEGSFLVGKHLYDIDWAGEYDVLVLAIVDQELSATFSFTSKGHNHHIDPHDLLIVAGYEDKIAALSDAMGEKR
- a CDS encoding ion transporter; the protein is MIGRALVGIAFYLHGSIRYRRAKKFFYNLLENPAYPYKKFFDYLMIGLIAISVYILIRHVKHDVSPQMLFFNNYVISIIFLCEYLLRMWVYSDGSKVIIDRYEHDLFLQRPFRWIEAVRAIAAKKGEYVVSPSALIDLFAIMPFFHELRMLRIFILFRVFKLFRYTKSLTQFVSILSSKKFEIFTLSLFATVIIVVSSVLIYVMEANNPESPINTLFDAVYWSVVTIFTVGYGDMVPVTDEGRTVAMAIIVAGIAVISFATSIVVSAFTEKLDVIKEEKLIEDVSKIGRFYLICGYTPLAVQIARNFLKKGSKVLILDNDPEKTAAALREGFLALACDPASLHSYRMLRVDFDRQVIAAILLQPSDVLNVYTALTIRELSASVPLLSILVHRENRRKLALAGINEIVYTQELIGLVSKEMSGSPVAFEVIHALRSENNGVVIEEIALDPVGAARFFETSRQKLFHTRLIVLGIYATAEKAFVFNPSLNTPIAQGDVAIVIGSRMLIDEFKTALYHKGNR
- a CDS encoding F0F1 ATP synthase subunit A, with the translated sequence MGELFTFFGLISHDHSFIFLTHMLLTAAIVLVIAKMATSNLRLVPSGAQNVMEAYLSGVLAMGADVMGKAEARRYLPLVATIGLFVGIANIIGVIPGFEAPSAFLDFTLALALVVFVYYNFEGIRRNGLISYFKHFMGPVWWLAWLMFPIEIVSHISRIISLSFRLFGNVKGDDMFLMVILMLAPWLLPMIPFALLTFMAFLQAFIFMMLTYVYLGGAVLLHDEH
- a CDS encoding Dabb family protein, whose translation is MLVHIVMFQFKEENKEANMARVKTMLEALPAKIATLKSMEVGIDVSRSERSFDMVLVSTFDDQAGLDAYAPHPAHQEVVGVIKEVTLLSKVVDYEK
- the gatB gene encoding Asp-tRNA(Asn)/Glu-tRNA(Gln) amidotransferase subunit GatB, coding for MFETIIGLEVHVQLNTQSKLFCSCPTSFNHEQNTNTCPTCLALPGALPVLNREALRKAGMFGTAVDATINRTSFFDRKSYFYPDSPSAYQITQLYTPIVEHGKLVIDFEDGSHKTIRINRAHIEADAGKNIHEGPISKVDLNRAGTPLIEIVSEPDMRNAEEAVLYLKKLHSIVRYLDISDANMQEGSFRVDVNVSIRPKGDEKLYTRVEIKNINSFRFIQRAIELEVARQIEAWEDGTYEEEIVQETRLFDQVKQETRSMRGKEEAADYRYFPEPDLLKVVVDDEMYATMKAIPELPDAKKERFVQAFGISEYHASVITADLETAHYFEAMLEQGITPKNAVTWLTVELQGRLSGGVTPATSSISAVMLGTLVKRIEEGVISGKAAKEVLDYLLENGGDIDDVIEKLGLKQVSDTGALEALIDEILNANADKVAEYKSGKDKLFGFFVGQAMKASKGSANPQTLNEILQAKLAQ
- a CDS encoding thiamine phosphate synthase is translated as MKQYLITDPSAYGSLPEALERSLETAFSKSFPDFALFRDKQTSDYRSLALTFIAVCRDHAVPTVLLHGDYAMAHELKADGVHLTSAQFDAITEAKKLGLYVIISTHTHDEALMAQKLGADAITYSPIFPSPGKGDPKGLEDLKEIVAKIDIPVFALGGIVTEAQIDAVEKSGAYGFASIRYFVP
- a CDS encoding NAD(P)H-dependent glycerol-3-phosphate dehydrogenase, with translation MTKVGVIGAGKWGEALSFAMGEKNDVIITSRTPRQMSNFRPLCEVLERPYLIVTVPAQQVAQWLKEHFVYSGQKVLVAAKGIEASSGRFLNEIYSEYVPEENLAFLSGPSFASEVLRKLPTALVVNSRSPQTADAFASLFPGFIRTYTSDDVIGAEVAGAYKNVIAIAAGICEGLGLGHNAAASLIARGLVEMERFGRAYGAREESFLGLSGAGDLFLTASSPMSRNYRVGLGLAEGKSKEAVCAAIGEVSEGIGTAYALHEIALSRGIYLPIAGEVYAILEGKSPRQSLKDLIER